The Buteo buteo chromosome 23, bButBut1.hap1.1, whole genome shotgun sequence genome includes a window with the following:
- the DCLRE1B gene encoding 5' exonuclease Apollo, translated as MSGTVIPGTPIAVDFWSVRRAGGARLFFLSHMHSDHTVGLSSTWSRPLYCSPLTARLLHRRLQVATRWIRPLEVGQSHALGDEVTVTLLDSNHCPGSVMFLFEGAFGTILYTGDFRYTSAMQGEPALRGRRVDRLYLDNTHCHPHRPLPSRQHATRQAARVIRAHPRHQVVIGVYSLGKETLLVDLAVEFSTWVVVSPWRLEQMRLLELPDVFTAEEGAGWIRAVDITEIRWDTLVSWNMLHPTIAILPTGRPVKVTHPNIHPIPYSDHSSFSELCEFVKWLKPCSVIPIVRGGTCQAYFQKYLSSDPQALPDLKIPKPVQESVQQQSKRKGQKPLCLLKRATWHSVPRGVVYESPEKYTEESEASTGVKVPRQNYCESAFCLKEGCACHTGKGKGKEELSGEQPGVARAASTVSQALVSDEHFPTGFAEQYLLTPLIVLKQNSSQKFDELVEDFFRRGEAL; from the exons atGAGCGGGACGGTGATCCCCGGTACGCCCATCGCCGTGGACTTCTGGAGCGTGcggagggcgggcggcgcccgcctCTTCTTCCTGTCGCACATGCACTCGGACCACACGGTGGGGctctccagcacctggagccgCCCGCTGTACTGCTCGCCGCTCACCGCCCGCCTCCTCCACCGCCGCCTCCAG GTGGCGACGCGCTGGATCCGGCCGCTGGAGGTGGGACAGAGCCACGCGCTGGGCGACGAGGTGACGGTGACGCTGCTCGACTCCAACCACTGCCCCGGCTCCGTCATGTTCCTCTTCGAGGGCGCCTTCGGCACCATCCTCTACACAG GGGACTTCCGCTACACCAGCGCCATGCAGGGCGAGCCGGCGCTGAGGGGCCGCCGCGTCGACCGCCTCTACCTGGACAACACCCACTGCCACCCGCACCGGCCCCTGCCCTCGCGGCAGCACGCCACGCGCCAGGCCGCCCGCGTCATCCGCGCCCACCCGCGGCACCAGGTTGTCATCG GTGTGTACAGCCTGGGGAAGGAGACGCTGCTGGTGGACCTGGCCGTGGAGTTCAGCACCTGGGTGGTGGTGAGCCCCTGGCGCCTGGAGCAGATgcggctgctggagctgcccgACGTGTTCACCGCCGAGGAGGGGGCCGGCTGGATCCGTGCTGTGGACATCACCGAGATCCGCTGGGATACCCTTGTCAGCTGGAACATGCTGCACCCCACCATTGCCATCCTCCCTACCGGCAGGCCCGTGAAGGTCACCCACCCCAACATCCACCCCATTCCGTACTCGGACCACTCATCCTTTTCAGAGCTGTGCGAGTTTGTGAAGTGGCTGAAGCCTTGCTCGGTCATTCCTATCGTGAGGGGTGGCACGTGCCAGGCttactttcagaaatacctAAGTTCTGACCCCCAGGCGCTTCCTGACCTCAAAATCCCAAAACCTGTGCAAGAGTCTgtacagcagcaaagcaaaagaaaggggCAGAAACCCCTGTGTCTCTTGAAAAGAGCCACCTGGCATTCTGTGCCCCGAGGAGTTGTTTATGAGTCCCCGGAGAAATATACTGAGGAATCTGAAGCGTCCACTGGTGTTAAGGTTCCTCGGCAGAACTACTGTGAGTCAGCTTTCTGCTTGAAAGAAGGCTGCGCTTGCCACACGGgcaaggggaaagggaaggaagagctgagcgGAGAACAGCCAGGAGTAGCACGAGCAGCTAGCACTGTTAGCCAGGCACTTGTTTCTGATGAGCACTTTCCAACTGGGTTTGCAGAGCAGTATTTACTCACTCCCTTAATTGTCCTAAAGCAGAATTCCTCACAGAAATTTGATGAGCTGGTAGAAGATTTCTTTAGGAGGGGAGAAGCGCTCTGA